In a genomic window of Mycoplasma iguanae:
- a CDS encoding ABC transporter permease subunit gives MIKKIEYYNNLINKIPQQNNLQIQQLKHENHLIIEKCLDKVLKKSIFYQDKNNYLQNKINKYQDDILNLKSQKILNPQLNFDNKMQKLNFIIEKLETKLTQQKNTLNLRLEAYSKKIKFQIEEFKKNNQIEERKLQEKIDSKNQKFFESQNQKFSDYRNQLIKIENQYQLESKKIASENNQKINNLNSSNEVIYQKQLQLLDLELHQSLKSLETKYSKLQKKIYQKIKVFNFLNNFKNSLFYQKADKTVYEWIFRNKLIFLILIFAIVVGSIYPRFFHYENWLSNILQQNIAIGFLSLGMTFIILTGSIDLSVGSTMALSGGLTLYLYSNNGIALGWAIILGLLIALALSGIMGFLSSYGKLQSFIVTLVGLLVFRGILNTILAGSPVTVRDSAFINYLGNGYIGEVGAIVIIFVIVTLILIFILKWTKLGRYVYATGSNKNAAKASGIKTKLIITLVFIISGLMIYFGTLAYIGNVRSIEPQTANGYELSAIAAVVLGGTSLTGGKGSIGKTIIGWLLISILNNALVFLRVDSNMQLVFRGIIILLAVLFDKQFNFVAQSKNLLVKIRGY, from the coding sequence ATGATTAAAAAAATTGAATATTATAATAATTTAATTAATAAGATTCCCCAACAAAATAATTTACAAATTCAACAATTAAAACATGAAAATCATTTAATTATTGAAAAATGTTTAGATAAAGTTTTAAAAAAATCAATATTTTATCAAGACAAAAATAATTATTTGCAAAATAAAATTAATAAATATCAAGATGATATTTTAAATTTAAAATCTCAAAAAATTCTTAATCCACAATTGAATTTTGACAACAAAATGCAAAAATTGAATTTCATAATTGAAAAATTAGAAACAAAACTGACACAACAAAAAAATACTTTAAATCTTCGGCTTGAAGCTTATAGTAAGAAAATAAAATTTCAAATTGAAGAATTTAAAAAGAATAATCAAATTGAAGAAAGAAAACTTCAAGAAAAAATTGATTCAAAAAATCAAAAATTTTTTGAATCTCAAAATCAAAAATTTTCAGATTATCGCAATCAACTAATTAAAATTGAAAATCAATATCAATTAGAAAGTAAAAAAATTGCAAGCGAAAATAATCAAAAAATTAATAATTTAAATTCATCTAATGAAGTTATATATCAAAAACAGTTACAGTTATTAGATTTAGAACTTCATCAATCACTAAAAAGTTTGGAAACAAAATATTCTAAATTACAAAAAAAGATTTATCAAAAAATTAAAGTATTTAATTTTTTGAATAATTTTAAGAATTCACTTTTTTATCAAAAAGCAGATAAAACTGTATATGAATGAATTTTCCGCAATAAATTAATTTTTTTAATCTTAATTTTTGCTATAGTTGTTGGTTCAATTTATCCGAGATTCTTTCATTACGAAAATTGATTAAGTAATATTTTGCAACAAAACATTGCTATTGGTTTTCTATCTTTGGGAATGACTTTTATTATTTTAACTGGATCTATCGATCTATCGGTAGGTTCAACCATGGCTTTATCGGGCGGATTAACTTTATATCTTTATTCCAATAATGGCATCGCTTTAGGATGAGCAATTATTTTGGGTCTTTTAATTGCTCTAGCTTTAAGTGGAATTATGGGTTTTTTAAGTTCTTATGGAAAGTTACAATCTTTTATTGTAACTTTAGTAGGTTTATTAGTTTTTCGTGGGATCTTAAATACAATTTTAGCAGGTTCACCAGTAACTGTCAGAGATAGCGCTTTTATTAATTATTTAGGTAATGGTTATATTGGTGAAGTTGGTGCCATTGTTATAATATTTGTAATTGTAACTTTGATTTTAATCTTTATTTTAAAATGAACTAAATTGGGTCGTTATGTTTATGCAACAGGATCAAATAAAAATGCTGCTAAAGCTTCAGGAATTAAAACTAAATTAATTATTACTTTAGTTTTTATTATTTCTGGCTTAATGATTTATTTTGGAACTTTAGCTTATATCGGTAATGTACGTTCAATTGAACCTCAAACAGCAAATGGTTATGAATTATCAGCTATTGCAGCAGTTGTTTTAGGTGGAACTTCTCTAACAGGTGGTAAGGGAAGTATTGGGAAAACTATTATTGGTTGATTATTGATTAGCATTTTAAATAATGCTTTAGTTTTTTTAAGAGTTGATAGTAATATGCAACTTGTATTTAGGGGAATAATAATTTTATTGGCTGTTTTATTTGATAAACAATTTAACTTTGTTGCTCAATCAAAAAATCTTTTAGTAAAGATCAGAGGTTATTAA
- a CDS encoding sugar ABC transporter ATP-binding protein, with protein sequence MQAILEVKNIKKSFAKSIALKNAEIRAYPGKVNVLMGENGAGKSTIMNIISGNLKPESGEIFFEGQKINVFNLKKSQKLGIAIVHQEIKLVDTLTVAENIFLGREIKYKSGIINYSQMNLLAQEIIDQLDASINVKTKAKNLSIAQKQLVEISKALSQKNKVLIFDEPTSSIGVKETKNLFKIIEKLKKQNIAILYITHRMEELAKIADFVTIFRDGEFIIEEKYQKISDEKIVELMVGRKLENFLPTKKTIEKKRTLIKVENIYNQYVKNINFEIKSGEILCFAGLVGAKRTELFKSLLGFYKIDSGNIYLNNKKIIFNHPANAIKNKIYYVSEDRKNEGLFLDKSISFNNSISSINFVSYFKGLLINLQKEKAVSEAISFKLKIKMNSVKQFVKNLSGGNQQKVSIAKALLTEPNIIIFDEPTRGVDVGARKEIYEIINQLKNDNKAIVIISSDLAEVIAMYDRLIVMNQGQIIIDTYQKLNQQQIMNYALNFKGGKND encoded by the coding sequence ATGCAGGCTATTTTAGAAGTTAAAAATATTAAAAAGAGCTTTGCAAAATCAATAGCTCTTAAAAATGCAGAAATACGAGCTTATCCAGGAAAAGTTAATGTTCTTATGGGCGAAAATGGAGCAGGTAAATCAACAATAATGAACATAATTTCAGGTAATTTAAAACCAGAAAGTGGAGAAATTTTTTTTGAAGGCCAAAAAATTAATGTTTTTAATCTTAAAAAATCTCAAAAATTAGGGATTGCTATTGTTCATCAGGAAATTAAATTAGTTGATACTTTAACTGTTGCAGAAAATATTTTTCTAGGAAGAGAAATTAAATATAAATCAGGAATAATCAATTATTCACAAATGAATTTATTAGCTCAAGAAATTATTGATCAATTAGATGCATCTATTAATGTAAAAACTAAGGCAAAAAATTTGTCAATTGCTCAAAAACAGCTAGTAGAAATTTCAAAAGCTTTATCTCAAAAAAATAAAGTGTTAATTTTCGATGAACCAACTTCTTCAATTGGGGTTAAAGAAACTAAAAATTTATTCAAAATTATTGAAAAATTAAAAAAACAAAATATTGCAATTTTATATATCACTCATCGAATGGAAGAACTAGCAAAAATTGCGGATTTTGTCACAATTTTTCGTGATGGAGAATTTATCATTGAAGAAAAATATCAAAAAATTAGTGATGAAAAAATTGTGGAATTAATGGTGGGAAGAAAATTAGAGAACTTTTTACCAACCAAAAAAACTATTGAAAAAAAACGAACTTTAATTAAAGTAGAAAATATTTACAATCAATATGTAAAAAATATTAATTTTGAAATTAAAAGTGGAGAAATTTTATGTTTTGCAGGATTAGTAGGTGCAAAAAGAACTGAATTATTTAAATCACTTTTAGGTTTTTACAAAATTGATTCAGGCAATATTTATTTAAATAATAAGAAGATTATTTTTAATCATCCTGCTAATGCAATTAAAAATAAAATCTACTATGTGTCTGAAGATCGTAAAAATGAAGGTTTATTTTTAGATAAATCAATAAGTTTTAATAATTCAATTTCTTCTATTAATTTTGTCAGTTATTTTAAAGGTCTTTTAATAAATTTACAAAAAGAAAAAGCAGTTAGTGAAGCAATCAGCTTTAAATTAAAAATAAAAATGAATTCTGTAAAACAATTTGTCAAAAATTTATCTGGAGGAAATCAACAAAAAGTTTCCATTGCTAAAGCTTTACTCACAGAACCTAATATTATTATTTTTGATGAGCCTACAAGAGGAGTAGATGTAGGCGCTAGAAAAGAAATTTATGAAATTATTAATCAATTAAAAAATGATAATAAAGCAATAGTAATTATTTCATCTGATTTAGCTGAAGTAATTGCAATGTATGATCGACTTATTGTTATGAATCAAGGACAGATAATTATTGACACTTACCAAAAATTAAATCAACAACAAATTATGAATTATGCACTTAATTTTAAAGGAGGTAAAAATGATTAA
- a CDS encoding substrate-binding domain-containing protein — MSLKFVKLWNKIKKSSLFVIFSLGVLTAIIAGIAVANRNQPKEVISLILSTKNNPFFNEIETAVVNEFDKQNQYDLQIFDSENDDNKQVENIRNAVALGSKALIINVVNSSTAWDGGLSDVAKRNIPIFAIDRNITAPLGKITQTIASNNVQGAKDIAEWFLKKYPQAGVDNIFHLGGVQGSQAAQDREKGFKEGFRKDYLISEVADFSRSVGLAKTNDILQSRGEEFKIIFADNDEMAIGAIEAIEARNFHAVNTTPYDIAKGKYYVLGFDGTSDALKLIKENKMVATVIQQPALMGQIAAQSTFKVLKGETVESIHDAQTIVVSSDNIDQF; from the coding sequence ATGTCTTTAAAATTTGTGAAATTATGAAATAAAATTAAAAAAAGTAGCTTATTTGTAATTTTTAGCTTAGGAGTTTTAACAGCAATTATTGCTGGCATAGCAGTCGCTAATCGCAATCAACCTAAAGAAGTTATTTCTTTAATTTTATCTACAAAAAACAATCCTTTTTTTAATGAAATTGAAACTGCAGTTGTAAATGAATTTGATAAACAAAATCAATATGATCTTCAAATTTTTGATTCTGAAAATGATGATAATAAACAAGTCGAAAATATTCGTAATGCTGTAGCTTTAGGCTCTAAAGCCTTAATTATTAATGTCGTCAATTCTTCAACTGCTTGAGATGGCGGATTATCTGATGTTGCAAAAAGAAATATTCCAATTTTTGCAATTGATCGAAATATAACAGCTCCTTTGGGAAAAATTACGCAAACAATTGCTTCTAATAATGTTCAAGGAGCTAAGGATATTGCAGAGTGATTTTTAAAAAAATATCCTCAAGCTGGAGTTGATAATATTTTTCACCTAGGTGGAGTTCAAGGTTCTCAAGCTGCTCAAGATCGTGAAAAAGGTTTTAAAGAAGGCTTCCGGAAAGATTATTTAATTTCTGAAGTAGCTGACTTTTCTCGTTCAGTGGGTCTAGCAAAAACTAATGATATTTTACAATCTCGTGGAGAAGAATTTAAAATAATCTTTGCAGATAACGATGAAATGGCTATTGGGGCAATTGAGGCGATTGAAGCGAGAAATTTCCATGCAGTTAATACGACTCCTTATGATATTGCTAAAGGTAAATATTATGTTCTAGGTTTTGATGGGACTAGTGATGCTTTAAAATTAATCAAAGAAAATAAAATGGTAGCAACTGTAATTCAACAACCTGCTTTAATGGGACAAATTGCAGCTCAAAGTACCTTTAAAGTTTTAAAAGGCGAAACAGTAGAATCTATTCATGACGCTCAAACTATTGTAGTATCTAGTGATAATATTGATCAATTTTAA